Proteins encoded in a region of the Spirochaetota bacterium genome:
- a CDS encoding MFS transporter — translation MTSWKRNLFATWFTQIFTITGFSISMPFLPFYIRTLGVTDANAIKFWVGVATAALSIAAAITAPVWGVLSDRHGRKVMLLRATLAGAIVSFCMGFAPNVQAFTVLRFVQGLFTGSIAAAAVLVSASTPKERLSYALGVLSTATFIGMSIGPMIGGYFAHIIGYRGTFFMSTAFVGVAFVLALTLIKEDRPDARVKAASFRDMTLLLNRTFIFALITIFFVRFSISIAMPFTALRIEEVAGVKDPSGMTGIILAVRSIIIALAGISIVRLADRVEKLGVLMGALALGALAVAPLFVTGDLLFFAVFFVLAGYFAGGSEPILQSFIGGTTSPSQRGMVFGMLTTVGSLGFFAAPIAGSAVAIAYDIRTTFLAQVICLGFTAMVIALYRLKHVIPVMKKRSGRGVPVPME, via the coding sequence GTGACGAGTTGGAAGCGGAACCTTTTCGCCACCTGGTTCACACAGATATTCACCATCACCGGGTTCTCCATATCCATGCCTTTTCTTCCGTTCTATATCCGTACGCTCGGTGTGACCGATGCGAATGCGATAAAATTCTGGGTGGGTGTTGCTACCGCGGCGCTCTCCATCGCCGCTGCGATAACAGCGCCTGTCTGGGGCGTTCTCTCCGACCGGCATGGGCGCAAGGTCATGCTGCTGCGGGCGACGCTCGCCGGGGCTATCGTATCGTTCTGTATGGGTTTTGCGCCGAACGTCCAGGCCTTTACGGTACTGCGCTTCGTGCAAGGGCTCTTTACCGGCTCCATCGCTGCCGCCGCGGTGCTCGTCTCCGCCTCCACGCCGAAAGAACGGCTGTCCTATGCCTTGGGCGTCCTCTCGACGGCGACCTTCATTGGCATGTCGATAGGTCCGATGATAGGCGGCTACTTCGCGCATATCATCGGTTACCGCGGTACATTCTTCATGAGTACGGCATTCGTCGGCGTTGCATTCGTGCTTGCGCTAACGCTCATCAAAGAGGATCGTCCCGATGCGCGGGTGAAAGCGGCTTCGTTCAGGGATATGACGCTGCTCCTCAACCGGACGTTCATCTTTGCGCTCATCACGATATTCTTCGTGCGTTTCAGCATATCGATAGCGATGCCGTTCACGGCGCTCAGGATCGAGGAAGTGGCGGGCGTTAAGGACCCCTCGGGGATGACCGGGATCATCCTTGCAGTGAGGAGCATCATCATCGCGCTCGCGGGCATATCCATTGTGCGGCTTGCTGACAGGGTTGAAAAGCTTGGTGTGCTCATGGGGGCGCTCGCTCTCGGTGCACTCGCGGTCGCTCCGCTTTTTGTGACCGGAGATCTTCTGTTCTTCGCGGTGTTCTTTGTCTTAGCGGGATATTTTGCCGGCGGATCGGAGCCGATACTGCAGTCGTTCATCGGCGGCACGACGAGCCCGTCACAGCGGGGTATGGTCTTCGGCATGCTTACGACGGTCGGGTCGCTTGGATTCTTTGCGGCACCGATCGCCGGGAGCGCGGTAGCGATCGCATACGATATCCGAACCACGTTCCTTGCGCAGGTGATATGCCTCGGTTTCACGGCGATGGTCATTGCACTCTATCGCTTGAAGCATGTTATACCAGTGATGAAGAAACGTTCAGGACGCGGCGTGCCGGTGCCGATGGAGTAA
- a CDS encoding epoxyqueuosine reductase QueH: MARIVVHTCCAPCAVYPYTLMHRIYDAVFFFYNPNIHPAVEFARRRDEVKRFAERSDMRFVVEAGDEAAWEEAIRGYENEPERGRRCERCFRFRLSKTAEYAGRIGATEFTTVMSISPHKDTAMLDRIGADVSAASGVEYIPVDFKKNDGFKKASVLSRAEGFYRQNYCGCRYSMRCGPPERLFS; the protein is encoded by the coding sequence ATGGCGCGTATCGTGGTCCATACCTGCTGCGCCCCGTGTGCGGTCTATCCCTATACGCTCATGCATCGTATCTATGATGCAGTGTTCTTCTTCTACAATCCGAACATTCATCCGGCCGTGGAATTTGCACGCCGCCGGGACGAAGTGAAGCGCTTTGCTGAACGGTCCGACATGCGCTTCGTCGTAGAGGCCGGAGATGAGGCGGCGTGGGAAGAAGCGATACGCGGATATGAGAATGAACCGGAGCGCGGCAGGCGCTGCGAACGCTGTTTCCGTTTCCGTCTTTCAAAAACGGCGGAATATGCAGGGCGTATCGGCGCGACGGAATTTACTACCGTGATGAGCATAAGTCCGCATAAGGATACGGCTATGCTTGACCGCATCGGCGCTGACGTGTCGGCTGCTTCCGGCGTGGAGTATATCCCCGTCGATTTCAAGAAAAATGACGGGTTCAAAAAGGCATCGGTGTTATCGCGAGCGGAGGGGTTCTATCGACAGAACTACTGCGGCTGTCGTTATTCAATGCGATGTGGTCCGCCCGAACGCTTGTTCTCCTGA
- a CDS encoding glycosyltransferase family 2 protein, whose protein sequence is MDSISVCMITKNEEKNLPRTLASVSWCDEIIVVDDFSTDRTVPVARKHGAKVIRRKFTSFSDQKNFAVKKARSEWILMLDADEAVDDTLASSIKHVLSGDPDGKDGYVLGIRSSFLGRYIDNCGWKIQQRRLFRRGTVIYEGELHETMRHTGSSGVVSGALLHHSYPDVDSVLRKTMMYSSLAARGKFKGRVRVTKWRLIKFSLIEPMKLFIRFYIERRGYRDGWEGFVLSAYMSMLEFFTQVRRLLLEMGRDADAGILPKR, encoded by the coding sequence ATGGACAGCATCAGTGTATGCATGATAACGAAGAACGAGGAGAAGAACCTCCCGCGGACGCTTGCGAGCGTGTCCTGGTGCGATGAGATCATCGTTGTCGATGACTTCAGCACGGATAGGACCGTTCCCGTCGCACGGAAGCACGGTGCGAAAGTGATCCGCCGGAAATTCACCTCGTTCAGCGATCAGAAGAATTTCGCCGTGAAGAAGGCTCGTTCCGAGTGGATACTCATGCTCGATGCCGATGAGGCTGTCGATGATACGCTTGCTTCATCGATCAAGCACGTGCTCAGCGGCGATCCCGACGGCAAGGACGGCTATGTTCTCGGCATTCGTTCCTCATTCCTCGGTCGTTACATCGATAATTGCGGGTGGAAGATACAGCAGCGGCGGCTCTTCAGGCGGGGAACCGTGATCTACGAGGGCGAGCTGCATGAGACCATGCGTCATACCGGGTCGAGTGGTGTCGTGAGCGGGGCACTGCTCCATCATTCATATCCCGATGTCGACAGCGTCCTTCGAAAGACGATGATGTATTCATCGCTCGCAGCGCGGGGGAAATTCAAGGGCCGTGTGAGGGTGACGAAATGGCGGCTCATCAAATTCTCCCTCATCGAGCCGATGAAGCTTTTCATCCGCTTCTATATCGAGCGCAGGGGTTATCGTGACGGCTGGGAGGGCTTCGTCCTTTCGGCGTATATGTCCATGCTCGAATTCTTCACGCAGGTGCGGCGGCTTCTCCTTGAGATGGGCCGCGATGCGGACGCCGGCATTCTGCCGAAACGGTAA
- a CDS encoding diguanylate cyclase produces MNDIALLTSVIASCRAIDSAALSYYTSLNARSDGALKVLWHRMGEHKEAMIAYWDYTADIITKIELGRPIEHLDELAADMERTAARIREEAQSNGTIEEDFVAAARYELYVLKPGVATLVNFFYSAFRNISAEHDYLNHLVHFIDVWREHTSTPAMGLIGDIAGDLLRQSITVAVSQPYDPLTGLFNKKGFLQTIIPLTFLAQRNRFNVGIILVSLDNLAAASPKDDYRTISRMLLFVAKYLRTNVRRADLIARYDHDRFIIYISNMAQNSLFYTCERTKYGIEKDGKDICPISVSVGAAECFLAVNVYEETMALVNRAQECLEHARKKGGGIILNYKI; encoded by the coding sequence GTGAACGATATTGCACTCCTGACATCGGTCATCGCATCATGCCGCGCCATCGATTCCGCGGCGCTCTCGTATTATACCTCCTTGAACGCCCGAAGTGACGGTGCGCTCAAGGTGCTCTGGCATCGAATGGGCGAGCACAAGGAGGCGATGATAGCGTATTGGGATTATACGGCCGACATCATTACGAAGATAGAACTGGGACGTCCGATAGAGCATCTTGATGAGCTTGCGGCGGATATGGAGCGAACGGCCGCGCGCATCCGTGAAGAGGCACAGAGCAACGGCACGATCGAAGAGGATTTTGTCGCCGCTGCGCGCTATGAGCTCTATGTGCTGAAGCCCGGTGTCGCGACGCTCGTTAATTTTTTCTACTCGGCGTTCCGCAATATCTCCGCAGAACATGACTATCTCAATCACCTCGTGCATTTCATCGATGTCTGGCGCGAGCATACGTCGACGCCCGCCATGGGGCTCATCGGCGATATCGCGGGTGATCTTCTTCGGCAGAGCATTACCGTTGCGGTGAGTCAGCCCTATGACCCGCTGACCGGCCTCTTCAACAAGAAGGGGTTCCTGCAGACGATAATACCGCTTACGTTCCTTGCGCAGCGCAACCGATTCAACGTGGGCATCATACTCGTATCGCTCGATAATCTCGCGGCAGCTTCGCCCAAAGACGACTATCGGACAATAAGCAGGATGCTCCTTTTCGTTGCGAAGTACCTGAGGACGAATGTGCGGCGTGCCGATCTTATCGCGCGGTATGATCATGATCGTTTCATTATCTACATATCGAACATGGCGCAGAACTCGCTCTTCTATACCTGTGAGCGCACCAAGTACGGGATAGAGAAGGATGGGAAGGATATCTGCCCGATCAGCGTAAGCGTCGGCGCGGCCGAATGTTTTCTCGCGGTGAACGTGTACGAGGAGACGATGGCGCTTGTCAATCGTGCGCAGGAATGTCTCGAGCATGCACGCAAGAAGGGCGGCGGCATCATCCTCAATTATAAGATATAG
- the guaA gene encoding glutamine-hydrolyzing GMP synthase yields MEFDRILVLDFGSQVTQLIARRIRSLSVYSEIVPFSYPIEKIRAFAPKGIILSGGPSSVYDKSAPRISRDIFDLDIPVLGICYGMQLITNLFGGKVERGERREYGHAVMTVSSPGAFFAGLDASQKVWMSHSDKVVSLAPGFTVTAKTENSTAAMADEKRRIYGVQFHPEVVHTVHGTAMLRNFVTMCGCRENWTMASFIENKVREVRELCGDKKIILGLSGGVDSSVLAVLLHKAVGDRLKPIFIDNGLLRRDEADQVRARFKKSFDIDLIFVDAGKRFLASLKGVTNPEKKRKIIGRLFVEEFFKKAGKIDFLAQGTLYPDVIESVSTKGPSDKIKTHHNRVDEILKLQKEGKIVEPFAELFKDEVREIGRQLSVPDEIVNRHPFPGPGLAVRIIGEVTKERLALLRDADAIVVEEIKKSGWYGKVWQAFAVLLPIRTVGVMGDERTYSQVAALRIVESLDAMTADWVKIDHDVLARISNRIVNEVKGINRVVYDISSKPPSTIEWE; encoded by the coding sequence ATGGAATTCGACAGGATATTAGTGCTCGATTTCGGATCGCAGGTGACGCAGCTTATCGCCCGGCGCATCCGTTCGCTTTCGGTGTATTCCGAGATCGTGCCGTTCTCATATCCCATTGAGAAGATACGCGCGTTCGCTCCCAAGGGCATCATACTTTCCGGCGGACCATCGAGCGTGTACGATAAGAGCGCCCCGCGCATCTCGAGGGATATTTTCGATCTTGACATCCCGGTGCTCGGCATCTGCTACGGCATGCAGCTGATCACGAACCTGTTCGGCGGCAAGGTCGAGCGCGGCGAGCGCCGCGAGTATGGTCATGCGGTGATGACGGTGTCATCACCCGGGGCTTTCTTTGCCGGGCTTGATGCTTCGCAGAAGGTCTGGATGAGCCATTCGGACAAGGTCGTTTCCCTTGCGCCTGGTTTTACCGTGACGGCAAAAACGGAGAATTCGACAGCCGCTATGGCCGACGAGAAGCGCCGTATCTACGGCGTGCAGTTCCATCCGGAAGTGGTCCATACCGTGCATGGGACTGCGATGCTGCGTAATTTCGTGACCATGTGCGGCTGCCGCGAGAACTGGACCATGGCGTCGTTCATCGAGAACAAGGTGCGCGAGGTCCGCGAATTGTGCGGCGACAAGAAGATCATACTCGGCCTTTCCGGCGGCGTCGATTCGTCGGTGCTTGCGGTGCTGCTCCATAAGGCGGTCGGCGACAGGCTGAAACCGATATTCATCGACAATGGACTTTTGCGCAGGGATGAGGCGGATCAGGTGCGTGCGCGTTTCAAGAAAAGCTTCGATATCGATCTCATTTTCGTCGATGCGGGGAAGCGATTCCTCGCATCGCTCAAAGGCGTCACGAATCCCGAGAAGAAGCGCAAGATCATAGGGAGGCTTTTCGTCGAGGAATTCTTCAAGAAGGCGGGGAAGATAGATTTTCTCGCGCAGGGAACGCTCTACCCCGACGTTATCGAAAGCGTTTCGACGAAGGGCCCCTCCGATAAGATAAAGACGCATCACAATCGCGTCGATGAGATACTGAAGCTCCAGAAGGAAGGAAAGATCGTTGAGCCGTTCGCCGAGCTCTTCAAGGACGAGGTCCGTGAGATCGGCCGTCAGCTTTCCGTTCCCGATGAGATAGTCAACCGTCATCCGTTCCCCGGTCCGGGGCTTGCGGTGCGCATCATTGGCGAGGTGACGAAGGAACGCCTGGCGCTTCTTCGCGATGCGGACGCCATCGTCGTCGAAGAGATAAAGAAGAGCGGATGGTACGGCAAAGTGTGGCAGGCGTTCGCCGTGCTGCTCCCGATACGCACGGTCGGAGTCATGGGCGATGAGCGTACCTACTCGCAGGTGGCGGCCCTTCGCATCGTCGAAAGCCTCGATGCGATGACGGCCGACTGGGTGAAGATCGATCATGATGTGCTTGCGCGCATATCGAACCGTATCGTCAATGAAGTGAAAGGCATCAATCGCGTCGTGTATGATATATCATCGAAGCCGCCGTCGACGATAGAGTGGGAATAG